In Coregonus clupeaformis isolate EN_2021a chromosome 15, ASM2061545v1, whole genome shotgun sequence, one genomic interval encodes:
- the LOC121580101 gene encoding alpha-protein kinase 3 isoform X2: protein MSSRRLMTRSYSAGDGRSSSHNGDDVIGSSRASSRSYLSSVRPENRSTLHCVMAHLTEETQPSFETTLKSRAVSETCNIKFTCEVSGHPAPEVTWYKDDLQLDRYCGLPKYNISRNGQNHSLHIYNCTMEDAAIYQASARNNKGIVSCSGVLEVGTMSEYKIHQQYFAKIKLKAENTRRELEEPKLWDKENHGSPAARQETLRTISPDRSQRKRRSPMDPSLSAPCSVEDEGVEENAQAHTGEAEARLQDTPVGGEEKRETNRAGASNVNGQAANTENSSSKGLTYVYDSVQKSFAPHTPKASLAKKKIKISNGEESGMTADSQAGNGPEERGMSEGGEVSVTPCLVESSPSLGSSEEVMEVESAVETSASKTESVKYMKQPERAPLNNTVSVMEEVKVQVKDKVPVQTPPHNGQPSILSPSTGVLSTGETISGNKSQNGAVAQVTQKVGNNNIMGSQSTVPPVTSSQSQPSPSAKLKPQPSPPSAKPQPQPCQPSPPSVTLQQQPSHIVKPQPQPNPSAKPQPQPNPPSGKLQPQPQPRQQSPSAKPQPCSSVTPQLRQPSPSAKLQASPYVKPQSQPSPSAKLQPQQSPSVKLQPQPHQQSPSVKFQPQPRQTSPSVKLQPQLQPHQPSPSANLQPQLQPQPSPSVKQQPQPSHSVTPQPQASPSVTTPQVLSNTPEDIKPHQSNVTDMEVDDKPSALEHLNSTTTPLKAQTECPVKGSASVLVVLNSDTVEVAGGSVESVLTTPCKSSEAVSALPQRLCEQSGDQLSVEETSTCPKNVSVSRLPALLGEVVTQNHRQTARERNGTPVRQEPVILTIRSKLDGQSPSPQRSPSSSDREVTPDANKWSPTLHNPPCQSASDKITQGTWDLSRGSNESHTLPFTEPLKSPLESLGVGEKTLGCSVSSVGQQGQVEIAIKTVGETEIQVEDKVQGNNLSELHAQGDSYERRADMETVYEVSKVQEGEIERLTKAPEKKNVESIAVALFDEKSIPVLKIAECQIPHIQKMCSPNPSLNPRFQPIIPDTSQTADTTTSVPNTNISEQQTKAPTPVAIVISNAELLRSQMEKSAPTEVSPVPPISVAPNPVPPISEAPISVATISMPLIPIINTDKQPKCPPSTDIQNVRMQSPELRMDETEYRQEPEKDTCKKETDTSVGSISASNVEYRFTTSEPERVESPIVSAMTEASPKAFDIPPISIIDMDGTLENSNPPVCIVTDIESVMGTDQEHLLDHNADISPAANKDGQRESSLVTPEQKSSDITVPPTSISSVTFTAEKQQTLENTVKGMDSSHSLPPVFSSQHGRDKRCASPLSERSQESSSLPSATENQSISTKKPGFTNNIATPTLQPVSEKRRDSSSDTGIILGQREACKPDIPQPGPQTVRRFDTKGSPSSETQGSVPVPTILLDSKGSPSKEVKVEENSKPDSSTSFSVTESSTGLLKRSDSVSPIPSATPKELASGARRKILIPKPKGEDPEVAASPIDTWSPQREEVPRMSSRLSPESSSPMSPGLSRRSPLLQPPNGQHTPPTERRSPLLSRRKLAPTSESPKQSQEPALETTDTAKTEEKPAEKGKHNPFKAPQVIRKIRGEPFSDAAGHLKLWCQFFNVLSDSTIKWFRDEVEIAEVKRSAGDETQVALAIVQTSSRDCGVYGCTITNEYGTDTTDFLLSVDILSGMFLREDQEVGEEIEMVPLLFTKGLADSGVWGSKLFGRIMMEEAHIGEGCSHKACRVKVIYGLEPVFESGTTCYIKVKSPIAYYGAKEESNLIERNLAITQQECRIQNLAREYCKIFAAECRVIGTFGVALEVIPVYLMYRPANTIPHATVESDLKGVYLRYCLMDATGRLVMRTGSEAALKCCALQHWILQWTNGNLLLTRMEGVDFKITNVGISIKSKGYQSLRITENPNVFEQFVSQHQCNYYCGLLSLRSLKTQDSLQTPAKPKGSRSPLLHRKMGGSSSPQPSRKATGSPRLTRKPAQPEDSKATAKHMANDVPNVVRS, encoded by the exons ATGAGTTCCAGGAGGCTGATGACACGCTCCTACTCCGCGGGGGACGGGAGGTCCAGCTCCCACAATGGAGATGATGTCATAGGGAGTAGCAGAGCCAGCAGCCGCAGCTACCTCTCTAGTGTCAGGCCTGAAAACAG GAGCACACTACATTGTGTTATGGCACATTTAACGGAGGAGACCCAGCCATCCTTTGAGACAACATTAAAGTCAAGAGCCGTATCTGAAACCTGTAACATCAAGTTCACCTGTGAGGTGTCAG GTCACCCCGCTCCAGAAGTGACATGGTACAAAGATGATTTGCAATTGGACAGATACTGTGGACTACCTAAATACAACATTTCCCGCAATGGACAAAACCATTCATTGCACATTTACAA TTGCACTATGGAGGATGCAGCCATCTACCAGGCGTCAGCCAGGAACAACAAAGGCATTGTGTCTTGCTCTGGAGTCCTTGAGGTGGGGACGATGAGCGAGTACAAGATCCATCAGCAGTACTTCGCCAAGATCAAACTGAAGGCCGAAAACACACGCAGAGAGCTGGAGGAGCCCAAGCTGTGGGACAAGGAGAACCACGGGTCTCCTGCTGCTCGGCAGGAGACACTGAGGACCATCAGTCCAGACCGGTCCCAGAGGAAGAGACGGTCCCCCATGGACCCCAGCCTCAGCGCCCCCTGCTCTGTGGAGGATGAAGGGGTTGAGGAGAACGCTCAGGCTCATACTGGGGAGGCAGAGGCCAGGCTACAGGACACACCTGTGGGGGGAGAAGAAAAGCGGGAAACTAACAGGGCTGGGGCTTCCAATGTCAATGGACAGGCAGCCAATACAGAGAATAGCAGCAGCAAAGGCCTGACGTATGTTTACGATTCAGTGCAGAAGTCTTTTGCTCCACACACGCCAAAAGCATCACTGGCCAAGAAGAAGATAAAGATCTCCaatggagaggagagtgggatgaCGGCTGATAGCCAAGCAGGGAATGGgcctgaggagagagggatgagtgaaggaggagaggtcAGTGTGACACCCTGTCTGGTTGAGTCCTCACCCTCACTGGGGTCATCAGAAGAGGTAATGGAAGTGGAGAGTGCTGTTGAAACTTCAGCCTCAAAGACAGAGAGTGTAAAATACATGAAGCAGCCTGAGAGAGCCCCACTGAACAACACTGTGTCAGTAATGGAAGAAGTGAAGGTCCAAGTGAAGGATAAAGTACCTGTACAGACCCCACCACACAACGGACAGCCTAGCATCCTGTCTCCTTCTACTGGGGTCCTCTCTACAGgggaaaccatctcagggaataAGAGTCAGAATGGTGCAGTGGCTCAGGTGACGCAGAAGGTTGGAAATAACAATATTATGGGGAGTCAGAGTACAGTTCCTCCTGTCACCTCATCACAATCACAACCAAGTCCTTCAGCTAAACTAAAACCACAACCAAGTCCTCCTTCAGCGAAACCTCAACCACAACCATGTCAACCAAGTCCTCCTTCTGTGACGTTACAACAACAACCGAGCCATATAGtaaaaccacaaccacaaccaaacCCTTCAGcgaaaccacaaccacaaccaaatCCTCCTTCTGGGAAactacaaccacaaccacaaccacgtCAACAAAGTCCTTCAGCAAAACCACAACCATGTTCCTCAGTAACCCCACAACTACGTCAACCAAGTCCTTCAGCGAAACTCCAAGCAAGTCCTTATGTGAAACCACAATCACAACCAAGTCCTTCTGCGAAACTACAACCACAACAAAGTCCTTCAGTAAAactacaaccacaaccacatcaACAAAGTCCGTcagtgaaatttcaaccacaacCACGTCAAACCAGTCCTTCAGTGAAATTACAACCACAGCTACAACCACATCAACCAAGTCCTTCTGCGAATCTACAACCACAACTACAACCTCAACCAAGTCCATCTgtaaaacaacaaccacaaccaaGTCACTCTGTTACGCCACAACCACAAGCAAGTCCTTCAGTAACAACTCCACAGGTGTTAAGCAACACACCAGAGGACATTAAACCCCATCAAAGCAATGTAACAGACATGGAGGTAGACGATAAGCCTTCTGCCCTGGAACACCTAAACAGCACCACTACTCCCCTAAAAGCTCAAACTGAATGCCCAGTGAAGGGTTCAGCATCAGTGCTTGTGGTGCTAAactcagatacagttgaagttgctGGGGGTTCAGTGGAGTCAGTACTAACAACACCCTGTAAGAGCAGCGAGGCTGTCTCTGCCTTGCCTCAGCGTCTGTGTGAACAGTCAGGAGATCAGCTGTCTGTGGAGGAAACAAGCACGTGCCCAaagaatgtgtctgtgtctcgGCTGCCTGCACTGCTGGGCGAAGTG GTTACACAGaaccacagacagacagcgagagagaggaatggaacaCCTGTCAGGCAAGAACCTGTAATACTAACCATCCGGAGCAAGCTGGACGGACAATCACCTTCGCCACAACGCTCTCCATCGTCATCGGACAGAGAGGTCACACCAGATGCCAACAAGTGGTCTCCTACATTGCACAATCCTCCGTGCCAATCGGCCTCTGACAAAATAACGCAGGGCACATGGGATCTTTCCAGGGGATCAAATGAGAGCCATACATTACCTTTTACAGAGCCACTAAAGTCACCCCTCGAAAGCCTGGGTGTTGGTGAGAAAACCTTGGGGTGTAGTGTTTCCTCAGTCGGCCAGCAAGGCCAAGTTGAGATAGCTATAAAAACCGTTGGGGAGACAGAAATACAAGTTGAGGATAAAGTACAGGGTAATAATCTGTCTGAGTTACATGCACAGGGAGACAGTTATGAGAGAAGAGCTGATATGGAAACTGTTTATGAAGTTAGCAAAGTTCAGGAAGGTGAAATTGAAAGACTTACGAAAGCACCTGAAAAGAAAAACGTTGAAAGTATAGCAGTGGCTTTATTTGATGAAAAGAGTATACCTGTGTTGAAGATAGCAGAATGTCAAATTCCACATATTCAAAAAATGTGTTCTCCAAATCCTTCTCTTAATCCCCGCTTTCAGCCTATTATTCCAGACACATCCCAGACGGCAGACACAACAACAAGTGTCCCAAACACAAACATCTCAGAACAACAAACAAAAGCCCCAACACCTGTAGCCATAGTAATATCTAATGCCGAGCTTCTAAGGTCACAAATGGAGAAAAGTGCCCCTACAGAAGTAAGTCCAGTGCCACCAATTTCAGTGGCACCCAATCCAGTGCCACCCATTTCAGAGGCACCTATTTCAGTAGCTACCATTTCAATGCCCCTTATACCAATTATAAACACAGACAAACAACCTAAATGTCCTCCATCAACTGACATACAGAATGTGAGAATGCAAAGTCCAGAGTTGAGGATGGATGAGACAGAGTACAGGCAGGAACCTGAGAAAGACACTTGTAAGAAGGAAACCGATACGTCTGTCGGTTCTATTTCAGCTTCAAATGTAGAATATAGGTTTACTACCTCTGAACCAGAACGAGTTGAGTCTCCCATAGTTAGTGCTATGACTGAAGCCTCACCTAAAGCTTTTGATATTCCTCCTATCTCTATCATAGACATGGATGGCACTTTAGAGAACAGTAATCCTCCTGTATGTATAGTGACAGACATTGAAAGTGTCATGGGTACAGACCAGGAGCATCTTTTGGATCATAATGCTGATATTAGTCCGGCTGCGAATAAGGATGGTCAAAGGGAGTCTTCTCTTGTTACTCCAGAGCAGAAGTCCTCGGACATTACAGTTCCTCCTACATCTATCTCATCGGTTACCTTCACTGCAGAGAAACAACAAACACTAGAAAATACAGTCAAAGGGATGGATTCTTCACACTCACTGCCTCCAGTGTTCAGCAGTCAACATGGCAGAGACAAAAGGTGTGCTTCTCCCCTTTCGGAGCGTTCACAGGAATCTAGCTCACTTCCTAGTGCCACTGAGAACCAAAGTATTTCTACTAAAAAGCCAGGATTTACAAACAACATTGCAACCCCGACATTGCAACCTGTCAGTGAAAAACGGAGAGACTCTTCATCAGATACTGGTATTATTTTAGGTCAGAGGGAAGCATGCAAACCTGATATTCCTCAGCCTGGTCCTCAGACTGTACGAAGGTTTGATACCAAGGGTTCCCCAAGTAGTGAGACACAAGGGTCAGTACCTGTTCCCACCATTCTGTTGGATAGCAAAGGCTCTCCATCCAAGGAGGTGAAAGTTGAGGAAAATTCAAAGCCAGACTCTTCAACATCTTTCTCAGTCACTGAAAGCAGTACTGGCCTGCTGAAGAGATCAGACAGTGTGTCCCCCATCCCCTCAGCCACCCCAAAGGAGCTGGCCTCCGGCGCTCGACGCAAAATCTTAATCCCGAAACCCAAAGGAGAGGACCCGGAAGTTGCTGCTTCACCAATTGACACCTGGAGCCCCCAGAGAGAGGAGGTCCCCAGGATGAGCTCCAGGCTCTCCCCAGAGTCCTCCTCTCCCATGTCCCCTGGTCTGTCCCGCAGGTCGCCCCTGCTGCAGCCCCCCAACGGCCAGCACACCCCTCCAACAGAGAGACGCTCCCCACTGCTCAGTAGGAGGAAGCTGGCTCCAACCTCAGAGTCCCCCAAACAGAGCCAGGAACCTGCCCTGGAAACAACCGACACTGCCAAGACTGAGGAGAAACCAGCTGAGAAGGGCAAGCATAACCCATTCAAAG CTCCTCAGGTCATCAGGAAGATTAGAGGAGAGCCCTTCTCAGATGCGGCAGGACATCTGAAGCTGTGGTGCCAGTTCTTCAACGTTCTTAGTGACTCCACCATCAAGTGGTTCAGGGATGAGGTGGAGATCGCTGAGGTTAAAAGAAG TGCAGGAGATGAGACTCAGGTAGCGTTGGCTATTGTCCAGACGTCCAGCAGAGACTGTGGAGTTTATGGCTGCACCATCACTAATGAATACGGGACAGACACAACAGACTTCCTACTCAGTGTTGACA TACTCTCTGGCATGTTTCTGCGTGAGGATCAAGAAG tgggagaggagatagagatggTCCCACTGCTGTTCACCAAGGGCCTGGCTGACTCTGGAGTCTGGGGAAGTAAGCTCTTTGGGCGTATCATGATGGAGGAGGCCCATATAGGAGAGGGCTGCTCCCACAAGGCCTGCAGGGTGAAGGTCATCTATGGGCTGGAGCCGGTGTTTGAATCTGGGACCACCTGTTACATCAAGGTGAAGAGCCCCATCGCCTACTACGGAGCCAAGGAGGAGAGTAACCTGATCGAGAGGAACCTGGCAATCACCCAACAG GAATGTAGAATTCAGAACCTCGCTCGTGAATACTGCAAGATCTTTGCTGCGGAATGTAGGGTGATAGGAACCTTTGGAGTAGCGCTGGA AGTGATCCCAGTCTACCTTATGTACCGGCCTGCCAACACCATTCCCCACGCTACGGTGGAGTCTGACCTGAAGGGGGTTTATCTGAGGTACTGTCTGATGGACGCTACAGGCCGGCTGGTCATGAGAACTGGCTCAGAGGCGGCACTGAAGTGTTGTGCTCTGCAGCACTGGATCCTCCAGTGGACCAATGGAAACCTGCTGCTCACTCGGATGGAAG GTGTTGACTTCAAGATCACAAATGTTGGAATTTCCATCAAATCGAAAGG GTACCAAAGTCTCAGGATCACAGAGAACCCCAATGTGTTTGAGCAGTTTGTCTCTCAGCACCAGTGTAACTACTACTGCGGCCTCCTCAGCCTGAGGTCACTGAAGACACAGGACTCCCTGCAGACCCCAGCCAAACCCAAGGGTTCCAGGAGCCCCCTGCTCCACCGCAAGATGGGCGGCTCCTCCAG TCCCCAGCCCTCCAGGAAGGCCACAGGAAGCCCCAGGCTGACCAGAAAGCCAGCACAGCCAGAGGACAGCAAAGCCACCGCCAAGCACATGGCCAATGATGTCCCCAATGTTGTCCGAAGTTAG